The genome window TGCCAGACGCTCGCCTGCCAGGGCACGTTCTACCAGATCCATCAGACTTTTTCACCTAAAACGGCTTCTTGGATGTCCCGAATCACTACTTCAGTGCTGGTGCCTGGTCCGTACACTGCGTACACCCCGGCTTCTTTGAGCAGTGGAATATCCTCTTCGGGGATAATTCCGCCCACAAATACCTTAACGTCACCCTGCCCGTTTTTGCGAATCAATTCGATGACCCGAGGGACGAGTGCCATATGCGCTCCGGAAAGAATTGAAAGCCCAACAACGTCAACATCTTCCTGAAGTGCGGCTTCGGCAATCATTTCAGGGGTTTGGCGCAAGCCGGTATAAATGACTTCCATTCCTGCATCCCGCAGGGCTTGAGCGACAATTTTTGCCCCGCGGTCATGTCCATCCAGTCCAGGTTTTGCAATGAGTACCCGAATCTTGCGATCGATCATGGTCTCACTCCTCTTTGTGCACAATCTCACCCTGGATTATAAACGGAAAGGTTCCCTTTTTCTCTGGACAATCCTCATATTTTGAGTATCTCGAACATCCTTCTCTGAAAAGGTTACACAACACCCCTTCAGGTTAGGGGAATTGCAGTAACATAGGCATATCTTTTGAAAAATTTATGATAGAGTTATTGAGAAAAGTTTCAATAAAGAGTTTTCCT of Anaerolinea thermophila UNI-1 contains these proteins:
- a CDS encoding cobalamin B12-binding domain-containing protein → MIDRKIRVLIAKPGLDGHDRGAKIVAQALRDAGMEVIYTGLRQTPEMIAEAALQEDVDVVGLSILSGAHMALVPRVIELIRKNGQGDVKVFVGGIIPEEDIPLLKEAGVYAVYGPGTSTEVVIRDIQEAVLGEKV